A single genomic interval of Zingiber officinale cultivar Zhangliang chromosome 4A, Zo_v1.1, whole genome shotgun sequence harbors:
- the LOC121970360 gene encoding G-type lectin S-receptor-like serine/threonine-protein kinase SD1-1 isoform X5: MQLFLSRLLKAVAVTLSFLVRSSASGDLNAMIQSSSLVNGQTLRSTGELFQLGFFNPDNSSGKGYLGIWYCNLTPQEGTVVWIANRNKSINTSMASFNLTSDGNLILFEEDRIVWSTGTRSTGLNYTRLHLLDSGNLVLNDSNSINLWQSFDHPGDSQTYLPGMKLGFNFRTNTSRRQVSWRSPEDPSPGDYTHVVLALAIPDIVILKGSAKTHRGGPWNGYGFVGDPMMASRPQARSISFTFVYNQNEIYFMANYTDSPTPLLSRSVLCANGTLQSWRLDSGGKGEWQLLWKVPEDDCDMYNHCGRNSVCTWNYYTVNCDCLDGFIKIVENGSSEAGWCERKKPLKCSSNNQFSKVPNVKVPDTENATARGNMSLDECKTWCLNDCSCVAYALISGDDGSCITWPGDLLDLRAFVVGGNDLYVRLAGEHLLDHPRKNCTGRRLLFIVISIAAALLFLCAIFIYHRRTKATIRKGNLLAATSNNSKRKQLDWTTRFKIIEGISRGLLYLHEDSPLKIIHRDLKASNILLDANMDPKISDFGLAKLFGADETQGNTKRIAGTFGYMAPEYAMHGLFSIKSDVYSYGVLVLEILMSQKNSGHRGIEYPIELVTYMVWRHWTQGSALQVIDQDLVKQCDAPQILRCIHIGLLCVQEDPTQRPTMANVVLMLNSHFVNLPIPSAPSFLSNLNTTGESNGIPRRGNSRGSNEILLKISENDVSISELEPR; encoded by the exons ATGCAGCTCTTTCTTTCTCGGCTCCTAAAAGCAGTAGCAGTAACGCTCTCCTTTCTTGTCCGGTCCTCAGCTTCTG GAGATCTTAATGCAATGATCCAGAGCAGTTCACTTGTGAATGGCCAGACGTTGAGATCGACAGGAGAGTTATTCCAACTGGGCTTCTTCAATCCAGATAATAGTTCAGGGAAGGGATACCTAGGAATCTGGTACTGCAATCTCACACCGCAAGAAGGCACTGTAGTATGGATCGCCAATCGAAACAAGTCTATCAACACATCCATGGCATCCTTCAACCTCACTTCCGATGGAAATCTAATCTTGTTTGAGGAAGACAGAATTGTTTGGTCGACGGGAACGAGATCCACAGGACTAAATTATACACGCTTGCATCTTTTAGATTCTGGAAATCTCGTGCTGAACGACAGCAACTCGATTAATCTATGGCAGAGCTTCGACCACCCAGGCGACAGCCAGACGTATCTCCCAGGCATGAAGCTCGGATTTAACTTCCGGACCAATACTTCACGGCGGCAAGTGTCATGGAGGAGCCCCGAGGATCCTTCTCCAGGAGACTACACCCACGTGGTTCTTGCTTTAGCTATTCCGGATATTGTTATCTTGAAAGGATCCGCCAAAACCCATCGAGGCGGCCCATGGAACGGATATGGTTTCGTCGGCGATCCAATGATGGCGAGCAGACCCCAGGCGAGGTCAATAAGTTTCACGTTTGTGTACAACCAGAATGAGATATACTTTATGGCTAATTACACGGACTCGCCGACGCCTTTGCTGTCACGGTCGGTGTTGTGTGCCAATGGAACCCTCCAGAGTTGGCGTCTAGACAGTGGTGGCAAGGGAGAGTGGCAACTTCTTTGGAAGGTTCCGGAGGACGACTGTGATATGTACAATCACTGCGGCCGCAATAGTGTGTGCACCTGGAACTACTATACCGTCAACTGCGATTGCTTGGACGGGTTCATAAAGATTGTCGAGAACGGAAGTAGCGAGGCCGGGTGGTGCGAGAGGAAGAAGCCTTTGAAATGCTCGTCGAACAACCAGTTTTCCAAGGTGCCCAACGTGAAGGTGCCCGACACTGAGAACGCTACAGCACGAGGAAACATGAGTCTCGATGAATGCAAGACTTGGTGCTTGAATGATTGCTCCTGCGTGGCGTATGCGCTGATCAGCGGGGATGATGGATCATGCATAACTTGGCCTGGTGATCTTCTGGATCTCAGGGCTTTTGTCGTTGGAGGAAATGATTTATACGTTCGGCTCGCAGGAGAGCATCTGCTGGATCATCCAA GAAAAAATTGCACGGGGAGAAGACTTCTATTTATTGTCATCTCTATTGCTGCAGCACTGTTATTCCTTTGTGCAATTTTTATTTACCATCGAAGAACAAAAGCAACGATACGAAAAGGGAACCTACTTGCAGCAACATCCA ATAATTCAAAGAGGAAGCAGTTGGATTGGACAACAAGATTTAAGATCATTGAGGGCATCAGTCGAGGACTTCTTTATCTTCATGAAGATTCACCACTAAAGATCATTCATCGGGACTTAAAAGCTAGTAACATTTTATTAGATGCAAACATGGATCCTAAAATTTCGGATTTTGGTCTTGCGAAGCTTTTTGGTGCAGATGAAACCCAAGGAAACACTAAAAGAATTGCCGGAACATT TGGATATATGGCACCGGAATATGCCATGCATGGGCTCTTCTCAATTAAATCAGATGTGTATAGCTATGGTGTGCTAGTCTTGGAGAttctaatgagtcagaagaaTAGTGGTCACCGAGGAATTGAATATCCAATTGAACTTGTTACTTAT ATGGTTTGGCGCCATTGGACCCAAGGAAGTGCCCTGCAAGTGATTGATCAAGATCTAGTTAAACAATGTGATGCTCCCCAAATATTAAGGTGCATACATATAGGGTTACTATGCGTGCAAGAAGATCCAACTCAAAGACCCACCATGGCCAATGTTGTTCTTATGCTCAACAGCCACTTTGTCAACCTTCCTATTCCTTCAGCACCATCATTTCTTAGCAACCTTAATACTACCGGTGAATCAAATGGCATTCCAAGGAGAGGGAACTCTAGAGGAAGCAATGAAATTCtattgaaaatttctgaaaatgatGTTTCAATATCAGAGTTGGAGCCTAGATAG